One Candidatus Poribacteria bacterium DNA window includes the following coding sequences:
- a CDS encoding ABC-F family ATP-binding cassette domain-containing protein translates to MSLIRLEHITKLYDPDLILDDISVSIEHGDRIGLIGRNGTGKTTLLKIINGLLANFKGKVVSAKGLRIGYLSQEPDLAHDCTLRQEMLKVFEKRRTLEDKMLLLAEEMETEEAPDLLAAYARIQEQHEQLGGYDYEHEINRILGGLGFSELDFNLPIRVLSGGQKSRATLAKLLLEKPDLLLFDEPTNHLDINGIEWLENYLNVEYNGAVLVVSHDRYFLDKVVRKVWELEEHQIKIYRGNYSKYVETKRVEQLVAERAFKKQQAFIEHEEDFIRRNMAGQRTREAQGRQKKLNRLERVEKPKSDAPTLSLSFMPETRGGNDILRCQKVGKAFGDKVIFTDLNFEVYRRDIIGIIGANGTGKTTFFRMILGDEAPTEGEMWVGPTLKLGYYAQELEGLNPDNEIIDEIWALRPKHTQGEIRNFLGKFLFSGDDVFKRIGNLSGGEQSRVLLAKLLLAHANVLLLDEPTNHLDIPAREALEAALAEYPATLFIISHDRYLLNSLTTKLLIFDGKPGGTAELFEGNYAEYVAQQQQVLQVNQPIKNNQEAQHIQTNAPKPKSKAKRKRKMKAQRLVGSN, encoded by the coding sequence ATGTCCTTAATACGATTAGAACACATCACCAAATTGTACGATCCAGACCTGATTCTCGACGATATTTCGGTTTCAATTGAGCACGGAGACCGAATCGGATTAATTGGCCGTAACGGAACAGGTAAAACAACGTTACTTAAAATTATAAACGGTCTGCTTGCTAATTTTAAAGGGAAAGTTGTCTCAGCAAAGGGCTTACGCATCGGTTACCTCAGTCAAGAACCGGATCTCGCACATGACTGCACCCTCAGGCAAGAGATGCTCAAGGTTTTTGAAAAACGGCGGACACTTGAAGACAAGATGCTTTTGCTCGCAGAGGAGATGGAAACAGAAGAGGCACCCGACCTCTTAGCAGCATACGCTCGGATTCAAGAACAGCACGAACAACTCGGAGGCTACGATTATGAACACGAGATCAATCGTATCCTCGGCGGCTTGGGTTTTAGTGAACTCGACTTCAATCTCCCGATTCGTGTTCTCAGCGGTGGACAGAAAAGCCGAGCGACACTCGCAAAGCTGCTCCTTGAAAAGCCAGATCTCCTGCTTTTTGATGAGCCCACAAATCACCTTGACATCAACGGAATTGAGTGGCTCGAAAACTATCTCAACGTTGAATACAACGGCGCAGTCCTCGTTGTTTCTCACGATCGGTACTTCTTAGATAAGGTCGTCCGCAAAGTTTGGGAACTCGAAGAACATCAGATAAAAATTTATCGTGGAAACTACTCCAAGTACGTCGAAACGAAAAGGGTTGAACAATTAGTCGCAGAACGAGCATTCAAAAAACAGCAGGCGTTCATTGAACACGAAGAGGACTTTATCCGCCGTAACATGGCAGGGCAACGCACACGAGAGGCACAAGGTAGACAGAAAAAACTGAATCGCTTGGAAAGAGTTGAAAAACCGAAATCCGATGCGCCCACCCTCAGCCTCAGTTTCATGCCCGAAACCCGTGGTGGAAACGACATCCTCCGATGCCAAAAGGTTGGCAAAGCATTCGGCGACAAGGTCATTTTCACGGATTTGAATTTTGAGGTATACCGCCGCGATATTATCGGAATTATTGGGGCGAACGGCACTGGAAAAACAACGTTCTTCCGAATGATTTTAGGCGACGAAGCACCAACCGAGGGAGAAATGTGGGTAGGTCCCACACTTAAGCTTGGGTACTATGCACAGGAATTGGAGGGACTCAACCCAGACAACGAAATTATTGACGAAATCTGGGCACTTCGACCGAAACATACACAAGGCGAAATACGTAACTTCTTGGGTAAGTTTCTATTTTCCGGTGATGATGTGTTCAAAAGGATCGGAAACCTAAGCGGCGGAGAACAGAGCCGTGTGCTACTCGCGAAGTTACTATTAGCGCATGCGAATGTCCTCCTCCTTGATGAACCAACGAACCATCTCGACATCCCGGCACGCGAGGCATTGGAAGCAGCACTGGCGGAATATCCAGCAACGCTCTTTATTATTTCTCACGATCGGTACCTGCTGAACAGCCTCACAACAAAATTGCTAATCTTTGACGGTAAACCCGGAGGGACAGCTGAACTTTTTGAAGGCAACTACGCTGAGTATGTGGCACAGCAGCAACAAGTCCTTCAAGTGAATCAACCAATCAAAAATAATCAAGAAGCGCAGCACATCCAAACGAACGCACCGAAACCTAAGTCAAAAGCGAAGCGAAAGCGAAAGATGAAGGCACAACGCCTTGTCGGCAGCAATTAA
- a CDS encoding sigma-70 family RNA polymerase sigma factor translates to MQSQSPESIPPECNEDVELIERFQQGDTAAFDMLFTRYQKRTYRLVQRFVPNPEDASDLTQDAFIRAYQGLGDFKSQCQFYSWLYRITVNLCIDFLRKKARSEVLLYDSDDSEELPMSNIPDPRSESPAKAMENKELRAHIRKAVRRLPPKQRQIFILRHWDGLSLKDIAATVGRSDGTVKAHLLHAHRNLRKHLRPYLRETDS, encoded by the coding sequence ATGCAGTCCCAAAGCCCAGAAAGCATCCCTCCAGAATGTAACGAGGACGTTGAACTAATCGAGCGATTTCAACAAGGCGACACCGCCGCATTTGACATGCTCTTTACCCGCTACCAAAAACGCACCTATCGTTTGGTGCAACGCTTCGTCCCAAACCCAGAAGATGCATCGGACTTGACACAAGACGCTTTCATACGCGCATATCAAGGATTAGGCGACTTTAAGAGTCAGTGTCAGTTTTACAGTTGGCTTTACCGAATCACGGTGAATCTCTGTATCGATTTCCTACGGAAAAAAGCAAGATCGGAAGTCCTCCTATACGACTCCGATGACTCCGAGGAACTGCCGATGTCCAATATCCCGGATCCGCGCTCAGAATCACCCGCAAAAGCAATGGAAAATAAGGAGTTAAGGGCCCATATCCGGAAAGCTGTCCGTCGGCTTCCGCCAAAACAACGACAAATCTTCATTTTACGGCACTGGGACGGGTTATCACTTAAAGATATTGCAGCGACCGTTGGACGATCCGATGGAACAGTCAAAGCCCATCTGCTCCACGCGCATCGTAATCTTCGCAAACATCTCCGCCCCTATCTACGAGAAACAGATTCCTAA
- the ftsY gene encoding signal recognition particle-docking protein FtsY, translating into MLRNLFKGSDKSHDESEGVDEQRSWFDRLKSGLTKTRDQFLSQLSGLLRVGRRIDEDLMEEIEEILIQSDVGVDTTLTLMDNVRERVKSEGLSDSSELASVLKSEILNLLGADVPLRIKDEKPYTILVLGVNGAGKTTTIGKLASRFIADGHRVLVAAGDTFRAAAEDQLGIWCERAGAELIRGGENAEPASVVFDAIHAAKHRDADVLIVDTAGRLHTKKPLMDELSKIGRVMGRAHTGAPHEVLLVVDGTVGQNALMQAKIFNDAVPITGVVVTKLDGTAKGGIVIAVNAEIGAPVKLIGIGEKLDDLRDFAGTDFVEALFAEETAE; encoded by the coding sequence ATGCTCAGAAATTTATTCAAAGGTAGTGATAAAAGCCACGATGAATCCGAGGGTGTAGATGAACAGAGGAGTTGGTTTGATCGGCTTAAGTCCGGCTTGACAAAAACCCGGGACCAGTTCCTATCCCAATTATCAGGACTCCTACGGGTTGGAAGAAGAATCGACGAGGATTTGATGGAAGAAATCGAAGAAATTTTAATCCAGTCAGATGTGGGGGTTGATACAACCCTGACCCTAATGGATAACGTTAGGGAGCGGGTGAAGTCAGAAGGCTTAAGCGATTCTTCAGAGTTGGCATCCGTCCTAAAATCGGAAATTCTCAATTTGCTTGGAGCGGATGTGCCGTTGCGAATTAAAGATGAAAAGCCGTATACGATTTTAGTGTTGGGTGTCAATGGTGCAGGTAAAACGACAACTATCGGTAAACTTGCCAGTCGCTTTATCGCGGACGGACACCGCGTGCTTGTTGCCGCGGGGGATACGTTCCGTGCAGCAGCCGAGGATCAGCTCGGTATTTGGTGTGAACGTGCTGGAGCAGAACTCATCCGGGGCGGCGAAAATGCTGAACCCGCCTCTGTCGTCTTCGATGCGATTCACGCCGCGAAACATCGCGATGCCGATGTACTCATCGTAGACACTGCCGGTAGACTGCATACCAAAAAACCGCTGATGGATGAATTGTCGAAGATTGGACGTGTGATGGGACGCGCACATACCGGGGCCCCCCATGAGGTCCTCTTGGTCGTTGATGGGACGGTTGGTCAAAATGCGCTGATGCAGGCGAAAATTTTCAATGATGCAGTGCCGATTACAGGGGTAGTCGTTACAAAACTTGATGGCACTGCCAAAGGGGGGATTGTCATCGCGGTGAATGCGGAAATCGGCGCGCCTGTCAAACTCATCGGCATTGGTGAGAAGCTCGACGATTTGCGAGATTTCGCGGGGACAGATTTCGTTGAAGCCCTCTTTGCAGAGGAAACAGCAGAATAA
- a CDS encoding MarR family transcriptional regulator, whose translation MSKDQEFHNEIDVVMRVMRHAQAAVKSRFIQEVVPNRLTIVQFNALQHLHWYGREAGMSVSELGEHLGLAHNTTSALVSRLERHGWVVRRKCDKDRRRARIQLTPQSEKLFRERVVHETNFWESTFGQLSPQEQETLIDSLKRLKQVMAKPVWPSYAQLHPRDADHLQKRLEADLDELAQAKLKLVGMRLILAQIAEKRNEHELAAYLNQAASEEIRHTNQLLAMLGHGENFERLLSSLIHEDALVYEELLSLLETNPHAEEDEELIVLQQMVQDSQRYKRWFRSVYKQTNQ comes from the coding sequence ATGTCTAAAGACCAGGAATTCCATAATGAAATTGATGTCGTGATGCGTGTGATGCGTCATGCGCAAGCGGCTGTCAAATCCAGGTTTATTCAGGAAGTCGTCCCCAATCGCCTGACGATTGTCCAGTTCAACGCTCTCCAACATCTTCATTGGTATGGGCGCGAGGCAGGTATGTCAGTGAGCGAACTCGGCGAGCATTTGGGTCTTGCCCATAATACAACATCCGCTTTAGTGAGTCGTCTTGAACGGCACGGTTGGGTAGTCCGTCGGAAATGTGATAAGGATCGGAGACGTGCGCGAATTCAACTTACCCCGCAGTCTGAAAAACTTTTCCGAGAACGCGTCGTCCACGAGACAAACTTTTGGGAAAGTACTTTTGGACAATTATCCCCACAAGAGCAGGAAACCCTGATTGACAGCCTAAAACGGCTGAAACAGGTGATGGCGAAGCCGGTGTGGCCAAGCTATGCACAGTTACATCCACGTGACGCGGACCATCTACAAAAACGGCTTGAAGCGGATCTGGACGAACTGGCACAAGCAAAACTCAAACTTGTCGGGATGCGATTGATTCTCGCACAAATCGCCGAAAAACGCAACGAACATGAACTTGCAGCGTACTTGAACCAAGCTGCTTCTGAGGAGATACGCCATACGAACCAACTGTTGGCAATGCTCGGACATGGTGAGAATTTCGAGAGACTCCTCTCATCACTCATCCACGAAGATGCCCTGGTCTATGAGGAATTGTTATCGTTGCTTGAGACGAATCCACATGCCGAAGAAGACGAAGAATTAATTGTCCTACAACAGATGGTTCAAGACAGCCAGAGATATAAACGTTGGTTTCGCAGTGTCTACAAACAAACGAATCAGTGA